A stretch of the Ictidomys tridecemlineatus isolate mIctTri1 chromosome 5, mIctTri1.hap1, whole genome shotgun sequence genome encodes the following:
- the Cfap161 gene encoding cilia- and flagella-associated protein 161 has protein sequence MAQNLYCPRVRMGNWNEDIYLEEEYMKDFLDKREKGKLLIQRNRRLKKNLLRPMQLSISEDGYIHFGDKVMLLNSNYPEKEEAGLFQCGDLSLCMTPDEISTHLYDELEVPCGLSATTTRNPVGRNTFTILSAGKDATGQVLRYGQDFYLGITGGFENKMLYLSSDHRTLLKSSKKSWLQEVYLTDEVSHLNCWQASFLDPQLRLEFEGFPIRANEKIVIYHHYTNRALAVHRHLFLRTYFGKEVEVAAHTHLDSHKVEKPKNHWILVTGNPRNDFSTMLDLPKPPAKDTQAMEQAMGLDTQ, from the exons GAGTACATGAAAGACTTTTTAGacaagagagaaaaggggaaactTCTCATTCAGAGAAACAGAAGACTGAAAAAGAATCTGTTGAGACCG ATGCAGCTTTCCATATCTGAAGATGGATATATTCATTTTGGAGATAAAGTGATGCTTTTAAATTCCAACTATCCTGAGAAGGAAGAAGCTGGTTTGTTTCAGTGTGGGGACCTGAGCCTTTGCATGACTCCAGATGAAATTTCAACTCACTTGTATGATGAATTAGAGGTGCCCTGTGGCCTGAGTGCAACTACAACCAGGAACCCAGTTGGCAGAAACACTTTTACCATTTTGAG TGCAGGCAAAGATGCCACCGGTCAAGTCCTTAGATATGGACAGGACTTTTACCTTGGAATAACAGGaggatttgaaaacaaaatg TTATATTTATCCAGTGACCACAGGACCCTTCTGAAGTCATCTAAGAAATCTTGGCTCCAGGAGGTATACCTGACAGATGAGGTCTCCCACCTGAACTGCTGGCAGGCTTCTTTCCTGGACCCACAGCTGCGCCTGGAGTTTGAAGGCTTCCCCATCCGG GCAAATGAAAAAATCGTCATCTATCACCATTACACGAATCGGGCACTGGCAGTCCACCGCCATCTTTTCTTAAG GACCTATTTTGGAAAAGAAGTTGAAGTTGCAGCTCACACACATCTGGATTCACACAAGGTTGAAAAACCAAAGAACCATTGGATTTTGGTTACTGGGAATCCCAGGAATGACTTTTCCACCATGCTGGACCTGCCCAAACCACCAGCAAAGGACACCCAAGCCATGGAGCAGGCCATGGGCCTTGACACCCAGTGA